The following are encoded together in the Bradymonas sediminis genome:
- a CDS encoding amino acid permease, with translation MADTLVNTPQPEPAEASSSASASIELTTEEQDFLESLEGENGEKSGGLGTFNGVYRPTALTILGVMLYLREGWVVGHAGLGGAVLLILAIFTISGTTALSLSTITTNIRLGAGGAFAIISQSLGLETGGAIGIPLYLAQALSGALYVYGFAETWKTVFPTHPMWAVVLSMFSVAFLTALASTKLAFKLQGIVMIAVIVSLFSIVLGLSDFADPTYHNPQVWGDFETIGFWGLFAVFFPAGTGIMVGASMSGALKKPRRSIPVGTIAAVLTSLVVLIFMAVWYSVLAEPEALRSNNLIVIERAAWGPLVIVGILASTFTATLSCFVAAPNVLQALGQYGIMPKGELFAKLSSRGEPRNAMLFTGALVLLALSLGGLNAVAELITMFFLLTYFTINVVVLVEQRLGMVSFRPTFAIPLAVPVVGTVSCAVAVFIINPAFALVALSLVAALYVYLVRKQLEQPWETVRSGAFVALADWAAKHIVGTQEANERSWKPNLLVPVESRTELEGNFRFLLALTQPKGSLQIVGIKHLEDIDCALGGPDDIDKSEFHKDTLTGAPNTAMMRAVNSRFHGFDNVAADFQQAGLFATSVMVEADTLQKGVQMSAAVMRGNFFRPNILFGSVHNYDQETTQALYDIARQNNMGVTYFYRHPEAGLGHERTINVWVRDQSPNWHLGLRLANLDLSLLMAYQICKTWNGKIRLLCACDKEENVAAAEAYLNQLIEDARLVPYCTTWVQPGDFMEQIKVAPSADLNVFGLPNEINNEYLVKLVRKTEHSCLFVRDSGYESALA, from the coding sequence ATGGCAGATACACTTGTGAATACTCCGCAGCCCGAGCCCGCTGAAGCATCGTCTTCGGCGTCCGCTTCGATCGAGTTGACGACCGAGGAGCAGGATTTTCTGGAGTCTCTCGAAGGAGAAAACGGCGAGAAATCCGGCGGTCTGGGAACCTTCAACGGGGTGTATCGCCCCACGGCGCTCACGATTCTCGGGGTCATGTTATACCTGCGTGAAGGCTGGGTCGTTGGCCACGCGGGGTTGGGCGGGGCGGTGCTGTTGATCCTGGCGATTTTTACGATTTCAGGCACCACGGCGCTGTCACTGTCGACGATCACGACCAATATTCGCCTGGGCGCGGGCGGGGCGTTCGCGATCATTAGTCAGTCGCTGGGCCTGGAGACCGGCGGGGCGATCGGGATTCCGCTGTATCTGGCGCAGGCGCTCTCCGGCGCGCTCTATGTCTACGGTTTTGCCGAGACCTGGAAGACGGTCTTTCCCACCCATCCGATGTGGGCGGTCGTCTTAAGCATGTTCTCGGTGGCGTTTTTGACCGCGCTCGCCTCCACAAAGCTCGCGTTTAAGCTGCAGGGCATCGTCATGATCGCGGTGATCGTGTCGTTATTCTCGATCGTGCTGGGGCTCAGTGATTTTGCCGACCCGACCTATCATAACCCGCAGGTCTGGGGTGATTTCGAGACCATCGGGTTCTGGGGGCTCTTCGCGGTCTTCTTCCCCGCGGGTACCGGCATTATGGTCGGCGCGAGTATGTCCGGGGCGCTCAAAAAACCGCGGCGAAGCATCCCCGTGGGCACGATCGCGGCGGTGCTCACCTCGCTGGTGGTCCTCATCTTTATGGCCGTTTGGTATAGCGTCCTGGCCGAGCCGGAGGCGCTGCGCAGCAATAACCTCATCGTCATCGAACGCGCCGCCTGGGGCCCGCTGGTCATCGTGGGCATCCTGGCCTCGACCTTCACGGCGACCTTGAGCTGCTTTGTCGCCGCGCCCAATGTGCTTCAAGCGCTGGGGCAATATGGGATCATGCCCAAAGGCGAGCTCTTCGCGAAGTTATCGTCGCGCGGTGAGCCCCGAAACGCCATGCTCTTCACCGGCGCGCTGGTGCTGCTCGCCCTGTCGCTGGGCGGGTTGAACGCGGTCGCAGAGCTCATCACGATGTTCTTTTTGCTGACCTATTTTACCATCAACGTGGTCGTTCTGGTGGAGCAGCGCCTGGGGATGGTCTCCTTCCGCCCGACCTTCGCGATCCCGCTGGCGGTGCCGGTGGTCGGGACGGTGTCCTGCGCGGTGGCGGTCTTTATCATCAACCCGGCCTTCGCGCTGGTCGCCCTGAGCCTGGTCGCCGCGCTCTATGTCTATCTGGTCCGAAAGCAGCTTGAGCAGCCGTGGGAAACCGTACGAAGTGGTGCGTTCGTCGCGCTGGCGGACTGGGCGGCCAAGCATATCGTGGGCACCCAGGAGGCGAACGAGCGCTCCTGGAAGCCGAACCTGCTGGTCCCGGTGGAGTCGCGCACCGAGCTCGAGGGCAACTTCCGATTCCTGCTCGCGCTCACCCAGCCCAAGGGTTCGTTGCAGATCGTCGGCATCAAGCACCTCGAAGACATCGACTGCGCGCTGGGCGGTCCCGACGACATCGATAAGAGCGAATTCCACAAAGACACGCTGACCGGGGCGCCCAATACCGCGATGATGCGCGCGGTGAACTCGCGTTTTCACGGGTTTGACAACGTCGCCGCCGACTTCCAGCAGGCCGGCCTCTTCGCCACCTCGGTGATGGTCGAGGCGGATACGCTGCAAAAGGGGGTTCAGATGAGCGCCGCGGTCATGCGCGGCAACTTCTTTCGCCCCAATATTCTCTTCGGCTCGGTGCATAATTACGACCAGGAGACCACGCAGGCGCTCTATGATATCGCGCGCCAGAATAATATGGGCGTGACGTATTTCTACCGCCACCCCGAGGCCGGCCTCGGCCATGAGCGCACCATCAATGTGTGGGTGCGCGATCAGAGCCCGAATTGGCATCTTGGGCTGCGCCTAGCCAACCTCGACCTCTCGCTTTTGATGGCTTACCAGATCTGTAAGACGTGGAACGGCAAGATTCGGCTGCTTTGCGCCTGCGATAAAGAAGAGAACGTCGCCGCGGCCGAGGCCTACCTCAACCAGCTCATCGAGGACGCGCGTCTGGTCCCGTATTGCACCACCTGGGTGCAACCCGGCGACTTTATGGAGCAGATCAAGGTCGCCCCGAGCGCCGACCTCAACGTCTTTGGGCTGCCCAACGAGATTAATAACGAATACCTGGTGAAGCTGGTGCGCAAGACCGAGCATTCCTGCCTCTTCGTGCGGGACTCGGGCTATGAGAGCGCGTTGGCTTAA
- a CDS encoding CDP-alcohol phosphatidyltransferase family protein, whose protein sequence is MAAIQAQKAEKKKHFSMLREFALADLITLGNASCGTASIFLALNYAVEPETPAYIWVAFALLPIALILDFLDGYVARWRKKKSMLGADLDSLSDIVSFGVAPAVLAWALGMRGGLDMAVLIFFVACGISRLARYNATAGLLTDHSSGKVKYYEGTPIPTSILLVVVLMIAFTQGAVGQNFWFGQTEILGMGFHPLSLMYLLSGCAMISGTLRIPKP, encoded by the coding sequence ATGGCTGCAATTCAGGCGCAGAAGGCCGAGAAGAAGAAGCATTTCTCGATGCTTCGCGAGTTCGCGCTCGCCGATCTTATCACGTTGGGGAACGCCAGTTGCGGGACCGCGTCGATCTTTTTGGCGCTGAATTATGCGGTGGAGCCCGAGACTCCGGCCTATATCTGGGTGGCGTTCGCGCTACTGCCGATCGCGCTCATCCTGGACTTCTTGGACGGGTATGTGGCGCGGTGGCGTAAGAAGAAGTCGATGCTCGGCGCCGATCTGGACTCCCTGTCGGACATCGTGTCGTTTGGCGTGGCGCCGGCGGTGCTTGCCTGGGCGCTGGGGATGCGCGGCGGGTTGGATATGGCGGTGCTGATCTTCTTCGTGGCCTGCGGAATCAGCCGCCTCGCCCGCTATAACGCGACCGCCGGGTTGCTCACCGACCACAGCTCCGGGAAGGTCAAATATTATGAGGGGACCCCGATCCCGACCAGCATTCTTCTGGTCGTTGTCTTGATGATCGCCTTCACCCAGGGCGCGGTCGGCCAGAACTTTTGGTTCGGTCAAACCGAGATATTGGGCATGGGCTTTCATCCGCTCTCGCTGATGTATCTGCTCAGCGGATGCGCGATGATCAGCGGCACCCTGCGTATCCCCAAACCCTAA
- a CDS encoding AAA family ATPase: MDDKHIQLAQSLLERIEETEDEERYRSYRDQLYGIGLHVLPLLREELGHHHYRRRMAAATNLGRLGDVASAKALVKLLSDPQASVREMALFALGILGDTSVTDSILNSLNDYDADVRYRALVALSDLGYAELEDVLIRSMADEAYGVREQALGQLRTLGSVRAVPVVLRALLERESEMQQMAEEALDRLVPKMTREQYRQLSEQLKPRERRLILNYLEARNLQEVYATLWRHLQLVSKTATPKRNLDKYGRILNTPEELEFLGRAYGRDEEVQLLVDHFSQEDAQRSILLVGETGVGKSAIIQEFVHQLAGDDGDWKILETNTSELISGTRYLGDWETKLKEMTEAILKEDARVILYMTNPNDLLGAGAHSKSDENFADFFKPYLQRGQLHMIAECTEDAIKGGLSRDPGFLRLFRQVKVRPMNDAETLDVLEKRIGTIKGREVNAEPQTLEQVVDFARSFYTRAYAPGRACDLLDALVDFAGRQDALIGEAPGAESIKLPKTDVEHKRTSEATKAPSEAVAEASSSSEESADLRATTELKKVKRAPLTLRVEQIPACLSELTGMSLDLLDDSVPLDLDAAEAWFKSRLIDQDHAVDSLIDRLAMVKAGLGDPNRPLGVYFLVGPTGVGKTYFSKLMAERLFGTDERMIRFDLSEYQGRFAVEKLIGSPHDKDREGLLTEAVKNQPFSVLLFDEFEKADAEIYNLFLQILDEGRLTDAGGNTTDFRQCLIFLTSNLGASKTSISPVGFGVGRGSGAGDEDAPRTPESQRNSRSRSHYSSRIHEKLDEFFAPEFLNRLDEVVTFDPLTPRAMGRLVSIEIEKALGRRGFKRRKLQVRTTPDATKWLEENGFSSRFGARELKRVIERHVLSPISRLIVREPEMLRGRTIIVDEADGALTVDFAAPEIPVIPRPPRVPSRVD; this comes from the coding sequence ATGGACGACAAACATATTCAGCTAGCGCAGAGCCTCCTTGAGCGAATTGAGGAGACCGAAGATGAGGAGCGCTATCGAAGTTATCGCGACCAACTCTACGGAATTGGGCTGCATGTGCTTCCGCTGTTGCGCGAAGAATTGGGGCATCATCATTATCGGCGGCGCATGGCTGCGGCGACCAACCTGGGGCGCCTGGGCGATGTGGCCTCGGCCAAGGCGCTGGTGAAGTTGCTCAGCGACCCGCAGGCCAGCGTGCGCGAAATGGCGCTCTTTGCGCTCGGGATCCTCGGCGACACAAGCGTCACCGACTCGATCCTGAACTCCCTCAATGATTATGACGCCGACGTGCGCTACCGCGCGTTGGTGGCGCTCAGTGACCTCGGCTACGCCGAGCTCGAAGACGTGCTGATTCGCTCGATGGCCGACGAGGCCTACGGAGTGCGCGAGCAGGCGCTGGGGCAGTTGCGCACGCTCGGCAGCGTGCGCGCGGTTCCGGTGGTGTTGCGCGCGCTGCTCGAGCGCGAATCCGAGATGCAGCAGATGGCCGAGGAGGCCCTCGACCGCCTCGTGCCGAAGATGACCCGCGAGCAATATCGCCAGCTCTCCGAACAGCTCAAGCCGCGTGAGCGCCGGCTGATCCTGAATTATCTGGAGGCGCGCAATCTTCAGGAGGTTTACGCGACGCTGTGGAGGCATCTGCAGCTTGTGTCGAAGACCGCGACGCCCAAGCGAAATCTCGATAAATACGGGCGCATTCTCAACACCCCCGAAGAGCTTGAATTTCTCGGGCGCGCCTATGGGCGCGACGAAGAAGTGCAGCTTCTGGTCGACCATTTTAGCCAGGAAGACGCGCAGCGCAGTATTCTTCTGGTCGGGGAGACCGGCGTCGGTAAGAGCGCGATCATTCAGGAGTTCGTCCACCAACTCGCCGGGGACGACGGGGATTGGAAGATCCTTGAGACCAATACCAGTGAGCTGATCAGCGGGACGCGTTACCTGGGCGATTGGGAGACCAAGCTCAAGGAGATGACCGAGGCGATTCTGAAAGAAGACGCGCGGGTGATCCTCTATATGACCAACCCGAACGACCTGCTCGGGGCGGGCGCGCATTCGAAGAGTGACGAGAACTTCGCCGACTTCTTCAAGCCCTATCTGCAGCGCGGTCAGCTGCATATGATCGCGGAGTGCACCGAAGACGCGATTAAGGGCGGTTTGAGCCGCGACCCGGGCTTTTTGAGGCTCTTCCGCCAGGTCAAAGTGCGCCCGATGAACGACGCCGAGACCCTCGATGTGCTTGAAAAACGCATCGGCACCATCAAAGGGCGCGAGGTCAACGCCGAGCCGCAGACCCTGGAGCAAGTCGTCGACTTCGCCCGTAGCTTTTATACCCGCGCCTACGCGCCGGGCAGGGCCTGCGATTTGCTCGACGCGCTGGTCGATTTTGCCGGGCGCCAGGACGCGCTGATCGGCGAGGCGCCCGGGGCTGAGTCGATCAAGTTGCCGAAAACAGATGTGGAGCATAAGCGAACCTCCGAGGCGACCAAGGCGCCTTCGGAGGCCGTCGCGGAGGCGTCTTCGAGTTCCGAGGAGAGCGCGGACTTGAGGGCGACTACCGAGTTGAAGAAGGTAAAGCGGGCGCCGTTGACCCTTAGGGTCGAGCAGATCCCGGCGTGTTTATCCGAGTTGACGGGCATGAGCCTCGACCTGCTCGACGATAGCGTGCCGCTGGATCTCGACGCCGCCGAGGCCTGGTTTAAGAGTCGCTTGATCGACCAGGACCACGCCGTCGACAGCCTGATCGACCGCCTCGCCATGGTCAAAGCTGGGCTGGGCGACCCGAATCGACCGCTGGGCGTCTATTTTCTGGTCGGGCCGACCGGCGTCGGCAAGACCTATTTTAGCAAGCTGATGGCCGAGCGGCTCTTCGGCACCGATGAGCGCATGATTCGCTTTGATTTGAGCGAGTATCAGGGCCGCTTTGCCGTGGAGAAGTTGATCGGCTCGCCTCACGACAAAGATCGCGAGGGTCTGTTGACCGAAGCGGTTAAAAATCAACCGTTTAGCGTGCTCCTCTTCGATGAATTCGAGAAGGCCGACGCCGAGATCTATAACCTGTTTTTGCAGATCCTCGACGAAGGCCGCTTGACCGACGCCGGCGGCAATACCACTGATTTCCGCCAATGCTTGATCTTTTTGACGAGTAACCTGGGGGCCTCGAAGACCTCGATTTCGCCTGTTGGATTTGGCGTGGGTCGTGGTAGTGGAGCCGGCGATGAGGACGCGCCGCGCACGCCCGAGAGTCAGCGAAACTCGCGCTCGCGCAGCCACTATTCCTCGCGGATTCACGAGAAGCTCGACGAGTTCTTCGCGCCCGAGTTTTTGAATCGTCTCGACGAGGTCGTCACCTTCGACCCGCTGACCCCGCGGGCGATGGGGCGTCTGGTGAGCATTGAGATCGAGAAGGCTCTGGGTCGACGCGGGTTTAAGCGCCGAAAATTGCAGGTGCGCACGACCCCCGATGCGACGAAGTGGCTGGAAGAGAACGGCTTCTCGTCGCGCTTCGGCGCCCGTGAGCTCAAGCGTGTTATCGAGCGCCATGTGCTCTCGCCGATTAGCCGACTCATCGTGCGCGAACCCGAGATGCTTCGCGGGCGCACGATCATCGTCGATGAGGCGGACGGTGCGTTGACCGTGGATTTTGCGGCGCCCGAGATTCCCGTGATTCCGCGGCCTCCGCGCGTGCCATCTCGCGTTGATTGA
- the rsmG gene encoding 16S rRNA (guanine(527)-N(7))-methyltransferase RsmG has protein sequence MQNNLPWDDKTAERFEGYLGLLEHFNRAMNLIGPMEGDQIVDQLLLDSATAAAVAAPRVSVEESGEQPAGILDVGSGAGLPGIPLKILFPEVPLTMVEPRKKRTTFLKIVVERLALPDVEIARCRLEDFEEGRYDYVISKAFRAPVTWLELAAERVAADGTIICMTRPGERAELSERAQALGLELVKGCDNSTELGAPSLGEARAIYAFNVLS, from the coding sequence GTGCAGAACAACCTTCCCTGGGACGATAAGACCGCGGAGCGATTCGAGGGTTATCTCGGGTTGCTGGAGCATTTCAATCGGGCGATGAATTTGATCGGCCCGATGGAAGGCGACCAGATCGTCGACCAATTGCTCCTCGACAGCGCGACCGCCGCGGCCGTCGCGGCGCCGCGCGTCTCGGTCGAGGAGTCCGGCGAGCAACCGGCCGGGATTCTCGACGTCGGCAGCGGCGCGGGCTTGCCCGGGATTCCGCTGAAAATCCTGTTCCCAGAAGTGCCGCTCACGATGGTCGAGCCGCGCAAAAAACGCACGACATTTTTGAAGATCGTGGTCGAGCGGCTCGCGCTCCCGGACGTTGAGATTGCCCGATGCCGCCTCGAAGACTTCGAGGAAGGGCGCTACGATTATGTGATCTCGAAGGCATTTCGCGCTCCGGTCACCTGGTTGGAGCTCGCCGCCGAGCGCGTCGCCGCCGACGGCACGATCATCTGCATGACCCGCCCCGGCGAGCGCGCAGAGTTGTCTGAGCGCGCCCAGGCCCTGGGCCTCGAGCTCGTCAAAGGCTGCGATAACTCGACCGAATTGGGCGCGCCCTCGCTCGGTGAGGCCCGCGCGATTTACGCGTTCAACGTTCTTTCTTAA
- a CDS encoding non-canonical purine NTP pyrophosphatase has translation MKNTDTSLLVATRNANKTREFQGLLGDLLDPAWGVFDIASWGSAIPEVVEDAETFYENAIKKALEVSLSTGSVAMSDDSGLEVDALGGRPGVWSARYSGEGATDAKNNQKLVADLAGTPEAERGARFVCVAALAIPDTTVGRALLARAGRSFAEIGEAKPDRQGQLARVGTRIVVWFRGEVEGRIVDAPRGEHGFGYDPHFYLPELSKTMAELPAAEKNALSHRANALQKMSAFFQGKS, from the coding sequence ATGAAGAATACCGACACCAGCCTGCTCGTTGCGACCCGAAACGCGAATAAAACCCGCGAGTTTCAGGGGCTCCTGGGCGATTTGCTCGACCCCGCCTGGGGTGTCTTTGATATCGCCTCCTGGGGCTCTGCGATCCCCGAGGTCGTCGAGGACGCCGAGACCTTTTATGAGAACGCGATCAAGAAGGCCCTGGAGGTCTCGCTGAGCACCGGGAGCGTGGCGATGTCGGATGATTCCGGCCTCGAGGTCGACGCGCTGGGCGGGCGTCCGGGGGTGTGGAGCGCGCGCTATTCGGGCGAGGGGGCCACGGACGCGAAGAATAACCAGAAGTTGGTCGCCGACCTGGCCGGCACGCCTGAGGCCGAGCGCGGCGCGCGTTTTGTATGCGTCGCGGCGCTCGCGATTCCGGACACGACGGTCGGGCGCGCGCTGCTCGCCCGGGCCGGTCGCTCCTTCGCCGAGATCGGCGAGGCGAAGCCCGACCGACAGGGGCAATTGGCGCGGGTGGGCACGCGCATCGTGGTGTGGTTTCGGGGCGAAGTCGAGGGGCGCATCGTCGACGCGCCGCGCGGCGAGCACGGGTTTGGCTACGACCCGCATTTTTACCTGCCCGAGCTCTCCAAGACGATGGCCGAGCTCCCGGCGGCCGAGAAGAACGCCCTGAGTCACCGGGCAAACGCCTTGCAGAAGATGTCTGCGTTTTTTCAGGGGAAATCGTAA
- a CDS encoding radical SAM protein, with protein sequence MKLDLEYLKSHAAERAELAPPVIELSNLDTLWLQVTGTLCNLACLHCFISCGPKNNSHEYMTLEKVEESVETGAKNGVKAFYFTGGEPFLHPEIREMIEVTLAHGPLTILTNGTLIDEEMAGWLAAKFRDSAHKLDLRVSLDGITKDENDALRGRGTFEKILAAIGRLTDAGLNPVITATTCHAADAAGPEDPDKVLGSEQARQAFYDFVRSRGIDAPRVKFLAPFKIGREERRGGGYQEWERLAEGDLTACDKVALQCSSCRMVTSKGVFPCPILVEHEDANMGDDLEASLVPIELRHQACYTCHMQGISCAT encoded by the coding sequence ATGAAATTAGACCTCGAGTATCTAAAGTCTCACGCCGCAGAGCGCGCCGAGTTGGCGCCGCCTGTGATTGAATTGTCGAACCTGGACACCCTGTGGCTGCAGGTGACCGGGACGCTGTGTAACCTCGCGTGTTTGCACTGTTTTATCTCCTGTGGCCCCAAAAATAACAGCCACGAATATATGACCTTGGAGAAGGTCGAGGAGTCGGTGGAAACCGGGGCGAAGAACGGCGTAAAGGCGTTTTATTTCACCGGCGGCGAGCCGTTTTTGCACCCCGAGATTCGCGAGATGATCGAGGTGACCCTGGCGCATGGGCCGCTGACGATCCTGACCAACGGCACCCTGATCGACGAGGAGATGGCTGGCTGGTTGGCCGCGAAATTTCGCGACTCGGCTCATAAATTGGATTTGCGCGTGTCGCTCGACGGCATCACCAAAGACGAAAACGATGCCCTGCGCGGGCGCGGGACCTTCGAGAAGATCCTCGCCGCGATTGGCCGGCTCACCGACGCCGGGCTTAACCCGGTCATCACCGCGACCACCTGCCACGCCGCGGACGCGGCCGGCCCGGAAGACCCCGATAAGGTGCTCGGCAGTGAGCAGGCGCGCCAGGCGTTCTATGATTTCGTGCGCTCGCGCGGCATCGACGCGCCGCGGGTGAAGTTTTTGGCGCCCTTTAAGATCGGGCGCGAGGAGCGGCGCGGCGGTGGCTATCAGGAGTGGGAGCGCCTGGCCGAAGGCGACCTCACCGCCTGCGACAAGGTCGCCTTGCAATGCTCAAGCTGTCGCATGGTGACGTCCAAGGGCGTGTTCCCCTGCCCGATCCTCGTGGAGCACGAAGACGCGAATATGGGCGATGACCTCGAGGCATCGCTGGTCCCCATCGAGCTGCGCCACCAGGCCTGTTATACCTGTCATATGCAGGGTATTTCCTGCGCGACCTGA
- a CDS encoding pentapeptide repeat-containing protein, with protein MDLPVFEGEVYERQDFSNGQSIGGEPYFRGEFYTCTFRDCDFNAADLSGVSFSDCTFEGCNLSVAKLDGTRLQDVYFKNCKLVGVDFSICGDFAFSVKFEQSNLHLASFWSKVMKRTQFIDCELIETNFTESDLSRSTFKDCDLSQAIFASTNLERADFRSARNFAIDPASNRVKKAKFSSTELAGLLYQFDLEIE; from the coding sequence ATGGATTTACCCGTCTTCGAAGGCGAAGTATACGAACGCCAGGACTTTAGCAACGGCCAGAGCATTGGCGGCGAGCCGTATTTTCGCGGCGAGTTCTATACCTGCACATTTCGCGACTGTGATTTTAACGCCGCCGACCTCTCCGGCGTGAGCTTTTCGGATTGCACCTTTGAGGGCTGCAATCTGAGCGTCGCGAAGCTCGACGGGACGCGCCTGCAGGACGTGTATTTCAAAAATTGTAAGCTCGTTGGCGTTGATTTTAGCATCTGCGGGGATTTTGCGTTTTCGGTGAAATTCGAGCAAAGTAACCTGCACCTGGCGTCGTTTTGGTCCAAAGTGATGAAGCGAACGCAGTTTATTGACTGCGAGCTTATCGAAACGAACTTCACCGAGTCCGACCTATCGCGCTCCACGTTTAAGGATTGCGACCTGAGCCAGGCGATCTTTGCCAGCACCAACCTTGAGCGCGCTGATTTTCGAAGCGCGCGTAATTTTGCGATCGACCCGGCGAGTAATCGCGTCAAAAAGGCGAAATTCAGCAGCACTGAATTGGCCGGGTTGCTCTATCAATTTGACCTTGAGATCGAGTGA